The sequence below is a genomic window from Halolamina litorea.
GAACAACACTACGACGAACCGTTCGGCGCTTTCGGTCGCCGACAGCGCCTTCTCAAAGGGTAGCACCCTCGGCGCCGGCAACGACGCGCCCGTTGCCATCGAGTGCAACCCCGACTACAACAACACTGTCAGGGGCGACCACGAGATCGGCCTCTCCCTCGTCGTCGTCGGCGACGACAGCGGCGCCGAGATCGCCCTCGACCGGACCGTCACCGCGACCGTCGAGTGTAACTAGCGGAACGACGCCAACTGCGACGTTCGACGCTCGATGTCGAACTGCGGCTCCAACCCTTCTGCCAGTGCCAGCCGCTCCAGCGCCAGCCGTACGTCGGTGCCGGCGCGCTCCGCCGCCTCACAGAGCTCCTCGATCGACTGCCGTTCGAGCGCCAGCGAGTCGAGTTTGCCGAGGAGCAGCGCGAACGCCACACCCGCGCGGCCGCTCGGGAACGAGTCGTCGATGCCCGAGAAGTCGACTTCGTCGGGGTCGGCGGCGTCGGCGCCGGCCTCGATCTCGCTCGCCGGCATCGTCCGCAGACAGACAGAACAGATAGCGGTCTCGTCGGCGGGGGCATGCTCACGGAGCGACGCCGGGACCCGGAAGGCGACGACCGAGCCACCGCACGCCGGACAGGCCATTCAGTCGGCGCTGACGGGCTGTTCGGCGGCCTCGGCGGCTTCCTCGGCCTCGCGCTCGGCGGCCTCCTCCTCTTCTTTCTTGGCCTTGATCTTCTTCAGCCGGAAGATCTCCTCGCGTTCCTGCTCCTCGAG
It includes:
- a CDS encoding DUF6276 family protein, which codes for MACPACGGSVVAFRVPASLREHAPADETAICSVCLRTMPASEIEAGADAADPDEVDFSGIDDSFPSGRAGVAFALLLGKLDSLALERQSIEELCEAAERAGTDVRLALERLALAEGLEPQFDIERRTSQLASFR